Proteins encoded by one window of Blautia argi:
- the secD gene encoding protein translocase subunit SecD translates to MKKSRGVLVLALTAIVTALLIFTSAVGFGPTGTGAAKNIKTGLDLSGGVSITYQASKKSPTEDEMADTIYKLQKRVEQYSTEAQVYKEGDNRIIVEIPGVTDANKILEELGKPGSLYFIAHKDAEGNENYSLDLTTGEYKLNKTIEELEKNGGIVLTGTEVKDAKAAVAQDDMGNNAHVVSLSLTKEGTKKFAEATKTAYEAGEDSIGIYYDGSFVSVPNVQSEIKDGNAQITGMESAEDAENLASTIRIGGLKLELTELRSSVVAAQLGEEAISTSLIAAAIGLALIILFMIFVYRIPGLVSGIALIIYVCLDLIALNAFDLTLTLQGIAGIILSIGMAVDANVIIYARIQEEIAAGKSVRTALQNGFKKAFSAIFDGNITTLIAAFVLNWLGSGTVKGFAQTLALGIVLSMFTALVISRYIMYAAYAVGVRDEKFYGKRKERTPIRFLQKKKVFFLVSLLLIISGPVAMLAFKGTSGEALKYSLEFKGGTSTNVTFKEDMSIADIDAQVTPLVEKVTGDRNVQATKVVGSNQVIIKTVTLNVDQREKLETALVDEFGVDAKEITSESISSTVSSEMRADAVKAVVVATVLMLLYIWFRFKDIRFASSAVLALVHDVLVVLAFYAIARVSVGNTFIACMLTIVGYSINATIVIFDRIRENLAAGKKKEDLETLVNASITQTLTRSIYTSLTTFIMVFLLFVLGVSSIREFALPLMVGIVCGGYSSVCITGALWYVMKTRIKKTEKLRIRQRAVA, encoded by the coding sequence ATGAAGAAAAGCAGAGGAGTGCTTGTCTTAGCGCTGACTGCCATTGTTACAGCGCTTTTAATTTTTACATCAGCGGTAGGGTTTGGGCCTACAGGAACAGGCGCGGCAAAGAACATTAAGACCGGTCTGGATTTGTCCGGTGGTGTCAGCATTACTTATCAGGCATCAAAAAAGTCACCTACAGAAGATGAAATGGCTGATACCATTTATAAGCTTCAGAAGCGTGTAGAACAGTACAGCACAGAGGCACAGGTTTATAAAGAAGGGGATAACCGTATTATCGTAGAAATTCCCGGTGTAACAGATGCCAATAAGATTTTAGAGGAACTGGGAAAACCGGGTTCCCTGTATTTCATTGCACACAAAGATGCAGAAGGCAATGAAAACTACAGCCTTGACCTTACGACAGGAGAATACAAGCTGAACAAAACCATAGAAGAGCTGGAAAAAAATGGTGGCATTGTGTTGACCGGTACAGAGGTCAAAGATGCCAAGGCAGCGGTTGCCCAGGACGATATGGGAAACAACGCTCATGTAGTCAGCCTGTCCCTGACAAAAGAAGGAACAAAGAAATTTGCAGAAGCAACAAAGACTGCTTATGAAGCAGGAGAAGACAGCATTGGTATTTATTATGACGGAAGTTTTGTCAGTGTGCCGAATGTACAGTCTGAAATCAAAGACGGAAATGCACAGATTACAGGTATGGAAAGCGCGGAAGATGCAGAAAATCTGGCTTCCACAATCCGTATCGGTGGTCTGAAATTGGAGTTGACAGAGTTGCGTTCCAGTGTAGTTGCAGCACAGCTTGGAGAAGAAGCAATTTCCACCAGCTTAATTGCAGCAGCCATCGGGCTTGCTCTGATTATTCTGTTTATGATTTTTGTATACAGAATTCCGGGTCTGGTGTCTGGTATTGCCCTGATTATTTATGTATGTCTGGATTTAATTGCTTTAAATGCCTTTGATTTAACACTGACCTTACAGGGCATTGCAGGTATTATTCTTTCCATTGGTATGGCGGTAGATGCCAACGTTATTATCTATGCCCGCATCCAGGAGGAAATCGCAGCAGGCAAGAGTGTGAGAACTGCGCTGCAGAATGGCTTCAAAAAAGCATTTTCCGCTATTTTTGATGGAAATATTACTACTTTGATTGCAGCCTTTGTGTTAAACTGGCTGGGCTCCGGTACGGTAAAGGGCTTTGCTCAGACACTGGCTCTTGGTATTGTTCTTTCCATGTTTACAGCATTGGTGATTTCCAGATACATCATGTATGCAGCTTACGCAGTGGGTGTTCGGGACGAGAAGTTTTACGGAAAGAGAAAAGAAAGAACACCGATTCGTTTCCTGCAGAAGAAAAAAGTCTTCTTCCTTGTTTCACTTCTGCTGATTATCAGTGGACCTGTGGCTATGCTGGCGTTTAAAGGGACTTCAGGAGAGGCGCTGAAATACAGTCTGGAATTTAAGGGTGGTACCTCTACAAACGTTACCTTTAAGGAGGATATGTCCATTGCAGACATTGACGCACAGGTGACACCTCTGGTAGAAAAAGTAACAGGTGACAGAAATGTACAGGCAACCAAGGTGGTAGGAAGCAATCAGGTTATCATTAAAACGGTAACTTTAAATGTAGATCAGAGAGAAAAGCTGGAAACAGCTCTGGTAGATGAATTTGGAGTAGATGCCAAAGAGATTACCTCTGAAAGTATTTCCTCTACTGTCAGCAGTGAAATGCGGGCAGACGCAGTAAAGGCTGTGGTTGTGGCAACGGTTCTGATGCTCCTGTATATCTGGTTCCGCTTTAAGGATATTCGTTTTGCAAGCAGTGCGGTACTGGCTCTGGTACACGATGTACTGGTGGTACTTGCCTTTTACGCTATTGCAAGGGTTTCCGTGGGAAATACCTTTATTGCATGTATGCTGACCATTGTCGGTTATTCCATTAATGCAACCATTGTTATCTTTGACCGTATCAGAGAAAACCTGGCTGCAGGCAAGAAGAAGGAAGATTTGGAAACTCTGGTAAATGCCAGCATTACACAGACGCTTACCAGAAGTATCTACACTTCTCTGACTACCTTTATTATGGTATTCCTGCTGTTTGTTCTGGGTGTTTCTTCTATCCGTGAATTTGCCCTTCCGCTTATGGTAGGTATTGTATGCGGTGGCTATTCTTCTGTATGCATCACAGGCGCGCTGTGGTATGTTATGAAGACAAGAATCAAAAAAACAGAAAAATTAAGAATCAGACAGAGGGCTGTCGCATAA
- the recJ gene encoding single-stranded-DNA-specific exonuclease RecJ has protein sequence MEKWVVSAKRADFEQLANKFGIDPVIARLIRNRDQITDREIDRYLHGKLTELHSWKLLKDMDRLLDILEEKIREQKKIRIIGDYDIDGVCSTYILLQGLKRAGAVADVDIPDRMKDGYGISFELINLAKEAGADTIITCDNGISAIEQIAYAKELGMTVLVTDHHEIPYEEQADGSIRTFLPKADAIVNPKQEDCPYPFKGICGGMVAFKVICGLYDRLGISVKETEKLLPFAAIATVGDVMDLTDENRILVREGLRRLQNPENEGLKALIRVNNLENREITAYHIGFVIGPCMNASGRLSTAKRALRLLLSEDTGEAAVLAEDLKALNDSRKDMTAKGVEQAVEQVEHTELLQDRVLVIYLPDCHESLAGIIAGRIRERYTRPAFVLTKGTEGVKGSGRSIEAYHMFQELVKCKDLLTKFGGHPMAAGLSLPEENVELFRKKLNENCTLTPEDMVEKIVIDVPMPMSYVTIPLVRQLSQLEPFGKGNTKPVFAQKKIRFADCRIFGKNRNVVKMQGKDEAGFSADCIWFGDGDAFLEKIREKEYWDVIYYPSINAFRGRESLEMVIQNIR, from the coding sequence ATGGAAAAATGGGTAGTATCTGCCAAGAGGGCAGATTTTGAGCAGCTTGCCAATAAATTTGGCATAGACCCGGTGATTGCCAGACTTATCCGTAACCGGGATCAGATTACAGACAGAGAAATTGACAGGTATTTGCACGGGAAGCTCACAGAACTACATTCCTGGAAACTGTTAAAGGATATGGACAGGCTGCTGGACATTTTGGAAGAAAAAATCAGAGAGCAGAAAAAAATCAGAATTATCGGAGATTACGACATTGACGGAGTATGCTCCACTTATATTCTTCTGCAGGGATTAAAGCGCGCAGGAGCTGTGGCAGATGTGGACATACCGGATCGTATGAAGGACGGATATGGAATCAGCTTTGAATTGATTAATCTGGCAAAAGAGGCAGGTGCAGATACAATTATTACCTGTGACAACGGCATCAGCGCCATAGAACAGATTGCCTATGCAAAGGAACTTGGCATGACCGTGCTGGTAACAGACCACCACGAGATACCTTATGAGGAGCAGGCAGACGGGAGTATCCGGACCTTTCTCCCAAAAGCAGATGCCATTGTAAACCCAAAACAGGAAGATTGTCCCTATCCGTTTAAGGGCATTTGCGGAGGTATGGTAGCGTTTAAGGTCATCTGCGGTCTGTATGACAGACTGGGGATTTCAGTAAAAGAAACAGAAAAACTGCTGCCCTTTGCAGCTATTGCCACAGTGGGAGATGTTATGGACCTGACTGACGAAAACAGGATTCTGGTAAGAGAAGGACTCAGAAGACTTCAGAATCCGGAAAATGAAGGTTTAAAAGCCCTCATACGGGTCAATAATCTGGAAAACAGGGAAATTACGGCTTACCATATCGGTTTTGTCATTGGTCCCTGCATGAATGCCAGCGGACGGCTCAGCACTGCAAAACGGGCTTTGCGTCTTTTGCTTTCTGAGGATACAGGGGAAGCCGCTGTCCTGGCAGAAGATTTGAAAGCCTTAAATGACAGCCGGAAGGATATGACGGCAAAAGGCGTAGAGCAGGCTGTGGAACAGGTGGAGCATACAGAACTTTTACAGGACAGGGTTCTGGTTATCTATCTGCCGGACTGCCATGAAAGCCTGGCAGGCATCATTGCCGGAAGAATCCGGGAGCGCTATACCCGCCCTGCTTTTGTGTTGACAAAAGGAACGGAAGGAGTAAAGGGATCCGGTCGTTCCATTGAAGCTTACCACATGTTTCAGGAATTGGTAAAATGCAAAGATTTGCTGACAAAATTCGGGGGACACCCTATGGCAGCAGGGCTTTCTCTGCCTGAGGAAAACGTGGAGCTTTTTCGCAAAAAGCTGAATGAAAACTGTACCCTTACGCCGGAGGATATGGTGGAAAAAATTGTGATTGACGTTCCCATGCCCATGTCCTATGTAACCATTCCTCTTGTCCGTCAGCTTTCCCAGCTGGAACCCTTTGGAAAGGGAAATACAAAGCCTGTTTTTGCACAGAAGAAGATACGCTTTGCAGACTGCCGTATTTTCGGAAAGAACAGAAATGTGGTGAAAATGCAGGGAAAGGACGAGGCAGGTTTTTCGGCAGACTGTATCTGGTTTGGAGATGGAGATGCATTTTTGGAAAAAATAAGGGAAAAAGAGTATTGGGACGTGATTTATTACCCGTCTATCAATGCTTTCAGGGGAAGAGAAAGCCTGGAGATGGTGATTCAGAACATTCGTTAA
- a CDS encoding adenine phosphoribosyltransferase, whose protein sequence is MENCKEKKIEDYVRSIPDFPEEGIIFRDVTSILQDADGFALAVDSMQKLLEDTDIDVIVGTESRGFIFGAPIAYNLHKPLVLVRKKGKLPCETIEQSYELEYGSAVVEMHRDSIQPGQKVAIVDDLIATGGTIEAAAHMVEELGGEVVKIVFLMELAGLKGRERLEKYEVASVIRYEGK, encoded by the coding sequence ATGGAGAATTGTAAAGAGAAAAAAATAGAAGATTATGTAAGAAGTATTCCGGACTTTCCGGAAGAGGGGATTATATTCCGTGATGTCACCAGTATTCTTCAGGACGCAGACGGTTTTGCACTGGCTGTAGATTCCATGCAGAAACTCTTGGAAGATACCGATATTGATGTGATTGTGGGAACAGAGTCCAGAGGGTTTATTTTCGGAGCGCCTATTGCCTATAATTTACATAAGCCCCTGGTGCTGGTTCGGAAAAAGGGAAAGCTGCCCTGTGAAACCATTGAGCAGAGCTATGAACTGGAATATGGAAGCGCGGTTGTGGAAATGCACCGGGATTCCATTCAGCCGGGACAAAAAGTTGCCATTGTAGACGATTTGATTGCTACCGGAGGAACCATTGAGGCAGCGGCACATATGGTAGAAGAGCTGGGCGGCGAGGTTGTAAAAATCGTGTTTCTCATGGAACTGGCGGGATTAAAAGGAAGAGAACGGCTGGAAAAATATGAGGTGGCGTCCGTAATTCGCTATGAGGGAAAATAA
- the scfB gene encoding thioether cross-link-forming SCIFF peptide maturase: protein MIHRYKNNGYNIVLDVNSGSVHVVDELVYDIIGLLDQGKQENEIQEELKNTYKEDDIRTACKEIQELKDAGMLFTEDIYRNAIEHFKERETVVKALCLHIAHDCNLACRYCFAEEGEYHGRRAMMSYEVGKQALDFLIANSGNRKNLEVDFFGGEPLMNWDVVKKLVEYGREQEKLHNKNFRFTLTTNGVLLNDEIMEFANKEMANVVLSIDGRKEVHDFMRPFRKGAGSYDLVVPKFQKFAESRGEKSYYARGTFTRHNLDFAEDVLHLADLGFDQISVEPVVADEKEEYALQWEDVPKICEEYDKLAKEMIKRKKEGRGFNFFHFMIDLTGGPCVYKRLSGCGSGTEYLAVTPWGDLYPCHQFVGEEKFLMGNVWDGVKRTDICKEFKDCNVYAKEKCQNCFAKFYCSGGCAANSYNFHGAINDVYELGCELQRKRVECAIMLKAAEAAEAEEN from the coding sequence GTGATTCATCGTTATAAAAATAATGGCTACAACATTGTACTGGACGTCAACAGCGGTTCCGTACATGTAGTGGACGAGCTGGTCTATGACATCATCGGACTTTTAGATCAGGGAAAACAGGAAAATGAAATTCAGGAAGAATTGAAAAACACTTATAAGGAAGATGATATCCGCACAGCCTGCAAAGAAATTCAGGAATTAAAAGATGCGGGTATGCTTTTTACAGAAGATATTTACAGAAATGCCATTGAACATTTTAAGGAAAGAGAAACCGTGGTAAAGGCATTGTGCCTGCACATTGCCCATGACTGCAATCTGGCCTGCAGATACTGTTTTGCAGAAGAGGGAGAATACCATGGCCGCAGAGCCATGATGTCCTATGAAGTAGGAAAACAGGCTCTGGATTTCCTGATTGCCAATTCCGGAAACAGAAAGAATCTGGAAGTGGATTTCTTTGGCGGAGAGCCGCTGATGAACTGGGATGTAGTGAAAAAATTAGTGGAATACGGAAGAGAGCAGGAAAAGCTGCACAACAAGAATTTCCGTTTTACACTGACTACCAACGGTGTATTATTAAATGATGAGATTATGGAGTTTGCCAATAAAGAAATGGCAAACGTGGTGTTAAGCATTGACGGAAGGAAAGAAGTCCATGACTTTATGCGTCCTTTCCGTAAGGGTGCGGGAAGCTATGATCTGGTAGTGCCGAAATTCCAGAAGTTTGCCGAGAGCAGAGGGGAAAAGAGCTACTATGCAAGAGGCACTTTCACCCGTCACAATCTGGATTTTGCAGAAGATGTGCTGCATCTTGCAGATTTGGGCTTTGACCAGATTTCCGTAGAGCCGGTGGTTGCAGACGAAAAAGAAGAATACGCCCTTCAGTGGGAAGACGTTCCGAAAATCTGCGAGGAATATGACAAACTGGCAAAAGAGATGATAAAACGGAAGAAAGAAGGCAGAGGCTTTAACTTCTTCCACTTTATGATTGACTTAACAGGAGGTCCCTGTGTGTATAAGCGTCTGTCTGGCTGCGGTTCCGGTACAGAATATCTGGCAGTGACACCATGGGGAGATTTGTATCCCTGTCATCAGTTTGTAGGGGAAGAAAAATTCCTTATGGGAAATGTGTGGGACGGTGTAAAACGTACCGACATTTGTAAGGAATTTAAAGATTGCAATGTATATGCAAAAGAGAAATGCCAGAACTGCTTTGCAAAATTCTATTGCAGCGGAGGCTGTGCAGCGAATTCCTATAATTTCCACGGTGCTATTAACGACGTGTATGAACTGGGCTGCGAGCTGCAGCGCAAACGTGTGGAATGTGCCATTATGCTGAAAGCGGCAGAGGCAGCGGAAGCAGAAGAAAATTAA
- a CDS encoding MBL fold metallo-hydrolase: protein MENLMLRGIVVGPVQTNCYFLKNRETEELVLVDPGAEAERIIYAVEKLQGKPAAIFLTHGHYDHICAANELREHYKIPVYAAKAEEKLLSDTYSNLSADWSGVPYTVKADVYLSDKDVFTVSGFEVKMLLTPGHTPGSCCYWIEKEKVCLSGDTLFYGSCGRTDLPGGSMSQMRESLQSLLHILPEDTEIYPGHGEATDAAFEKRNNPYL from the coding sequence ATGGAAAATCTCATGTTAAGAGGAATTGTGGTGGGACCGGTACAGACTAACTGTTATTTTCTGAAGAACAGAGAAACAGAAGAACTGGTTCTTGTGGATCCTGGCGCAGAAGCAGAGCGAATTATTTATGCAGTGGAAAAGCTGCAGGGAAAGCCCGCAGCGATTTTTCTCACGCATGGACACTATGACCACATCTGTGCTGCCAATGAGCTGAGAGAGCATTATAAAATTCCCGTGTATGCGGCAAAAGCAGAGGAAAAGCTTTTGTCTGATACATACAGCAATCTTTCAGCTGACTGGTCAGGCGTTCCGTATACGGTAAAGGCTGATGTGTATTTATCAGACAAAGATGTGTTTACGGTCAGTGGTTTTGAAGTGAAAATGCTGCTGACACCTGGACATACGCCCGGTTCCTGCTGTTACTGGATTGAAAAGGAAAAGGTATGCTTAAGTGGGGATACGCTTTTTTACGGAAGCTGCGGCAGAACGGATTTGCCCGGAGGCAGTATGAGCCAGATGCGGGAAAGTTTGCAGAGCCTGCTTCATATCCTTCCGGAGGATACAGAAATTTATCCGGGACATGGAGAGGCCACGGACGCGGCTTTTGAGAAAAGGAACAATCCGTATCTGTAA
- a CDS encoding HD-GYP domain-containing protein gives MSEKIIRYDLETEIDHGIEVSNLAYATAKELGLAENLCYELAVAGMVHDIGKLRLSRYMSGEENPLVIEEIKYVRRHTQLGCEVLKKRGYSPFVLEAVYYHHENYDGSGYPENLRGEEIPLGSRILRVCDTYAALTEKRPYRDAFGQETAFRMMIDEVKNFDMQIFLAFQRAIHKS, from the coding sequence ATGAGTGAAAAAATTATCCGTTATGACCTGGAAACAGAGATAGACCATGGAATAGAAGTCAGCAATCTGGCTTATGCCACTGCAAAAGAATTAGGCCTTGCAGAAAACCTGTGTTATGAACTGGCTGTGGCAGGAATGGTACATGATATCGGAAAACTGCGGCTTTCCAGATATATGTCAGGGGAAGAAAATCCACTGGTAATTGAGGAAATCAAGTATGTCCGCAGGCATACCCAGTTAGGTTGCGAAGTGCTGAAAAAGAGAGGGTATTCCCCTTTTGTTCTGGAAGCGGTTTATTATCATCATGAAAATTATGACGGAAGCGGCTATCCGGAGAATTTAAGAGGGGAGGAAATTCCTCTTGGCAGCAGAATTTTAAGGGTCTGCGACACTTATGCAGCGCTGACGGAGAAGCGCCCTTACAGGGACGCTTTTGGGCAGGAAACCGCATTTAGAATGATGATAGACGAAGTAAAGAACTTTGACATGCAGATTTTTCTGGCATTTCAGAGGGCGATTCATAAATCATAA
- a CDS encoding RelA/SpoT family protein: MEEKKESTLREEEVEKIRQADASVKTMKDFTSPEVLYKELISSVRKYHPSTDISMIEKAFNIANNAHKGQVRKSGEPYIIHPLCVAIILADLELDKETIVAGLLHDVVEDTVMTSEQIREEFSAEVELLVDGVTKLGQLSYSADKVEVQAENLRKMFLAMAKDIRVILIKLADRLHNMRTLKYMPPHKQKEKARETMDIYAPIAQRLGISKVKIELDDLSLKYLNPDVYYDLVEKINLKKSERQAFIDQIVGDVRSHIDHAGIHAQIDGRIKHFFSIYKKMVNQDKTLDQIYDLFAVRIIVDTVRDCYAALGIIHEMYKPIPGRFKDYIAMPKPNMYQSLHTTLIGPNGQPFEIQIRTFEMHRTAEYGIAAHWKYKEVSNNGKLSVTQSEEAKMSWLRQILEWQRDMSDNKEFLSLLKSDLDLFSESVYCFTPAGDVKTLPNGSTPIDFAYSVHSAVGNKMVGARVNGKLVPIEYVIKNGDRVEVITSQNSKGPSRDWLKVVKSTQAKNKINQWFKQELKEDNILKGKEMLIQYAKIKGVSLGEIQRPKYQEAVMKKYGFRDWDSVLAALGHGGLKEGQIINKLLEVYKKDHKAELTDEKVLEATAEHKEKLHIAKAKGGIVVKGIHDVAVRFSKCCNPIPGDEIVGYVTRGRGVTIHRTDCINVMNMSAEDRSRLIDAEWQVPEQESGERYMADINVFAYNRTGLIVDISKIFTERKIDISALNTRTSKQGMATINICFEVRSKEELNSLIEKIRQIDSVKDIERTAG; this comes from the coding sequence ATGGAAGAGAAGAAAGAATCCACCCTGAGAGAAGAGGAAGTAGAAAAAATCAGACAGGCAGATGCCAGTGTCAAAACTATGAAGGATTTTACAAGTCCTGAGGTCCTGTATAAGGAGCTGATTTCCAGTGTCAGGAAATATCACCCGTCTACAGACATTTCCATGATAGAAAAGGCATTTAACATCGCCAATAATGCCCATAAAGGGCAGGTGCGAAAATCAGGAGAGCCTTACATTATTCATCCTCTCTGTGTAGCTATTATTCTGGCAGATTTGGAACTGGATAAGGAAACCATTGTGGCAGGACTTCTGCACGATGTGGTAGAAGATACGGTAATGACCTCAGAGCAGATTCGGGAAGAATTCAGCGCAGAGGTAGAACTTCTGGTAGACGGAGTCACAAAGCTGGGACAGCTTAGTTATTCCGCAGATAAGGTAGAGGTGCAGGCAGAAAATCTGCGAAAAATGTTCCTTGCCATGGCAAAGGATATCCGAGTTATTCTGATTAAGCTGGCAGACCGTCTGCACAATATGCGAACCCTGAAATATATGCCTCCTCATAAGCAGAAGGAAAAAGCCAGGGAAACCATGGATATCTATGCACCTATTGCCCAGCGTCTGGGTATTTCCAAGGTAAAAATCGAGTTGGACGATTTGTCGTTAAAATACCTGAATCCCGATGTGTACTATGACCTGGTAGAAAAAATCAATCTGAAGAAAAGTGAACGTCAGGCTTTCATTGACCAGATTGTAGGAGATGTACGCAGTCATATTGACCATGCGGGAATTCATGCCCAAATAGATGGCAGAATCAAACACTTTTTCAGCATTTACAAGAAAATGGTAAATCAGGATAAAACCCTGGACCAGATATATGACTTATTTGCTGTCCGCATTATTGTGGATACCGTAAGAGATTGTTATGCAGCGCTGGGAATTATTCATGAAATGTACAAGCCTATTCCCGGACGGTTTAAGGACTACATTGCCATGCCAAAGCCAAACATGTATCAGTCCCTGCATACCACGCTTATCGGACCAAACGGACAGCCCTTTGAAATACAGATTCGTACCTTTGAAATGCACAGAACTGCAGAGTATGGTATTGCGGCTCACTGGAAGTACAAGGAGGTTTCCAACAACGGAAAGCTCAGCGTCACCCAGTCTGAGGAAGCAAAAATGAGCTGGCTTCGTCAGATTTTAGAGTGGCAGAGGGACATGTCTGACAATAAAGAATTTTTAAGCCTTTTAAAAAGTGATTTGGATTTGTTTTCTGAGAGCGTTTACTGCTTTACACCGGCGGGTGATGTGAAAACTCTTCCAAATGGTTCTACACCTATCGATTTTGCTTACAGTGTGCACAGCGCTGTGGGAAATAAGATGGTGGGGGCAAGGGTAAACGGCAAGCTGGTGCCTATTGAATATGTGATTAAAAACGGAGATCGGGTGGAAGTCATTACCTCTCAGAACTCCAAGGGACCAAGCCGGGACTGGCTCAAGGTAGTAAAAAGTACTCAGGCAAAGAATAAAATTAACCAGTGGTTTAAGCAGGAATTAAAAGAAGACAATATTCTCAAGGGAAAGGAAATGTTGATTCAGTATGCCAAAATCAAAGGCGTTTCCCTGGGAGAAATTCAAAGACCCAAATATCAGGAAGCAGTTATGAAAAAATACGGATTCCGGGACTGGGATTCCGTACTGGCTGCTCTTGGACACGGCGGCTTAAAGGAAGGTCAGATTATTAATAAGCTTCTGGAGGTGTATAAAAAAGACCATAAAGCAGAGCTTACAGATGAAAAGGTGCTGGAGGCCACAGCAGAGCATAAGGAAAAACTACACATTGCAAAGGCAAAGGGTGGTATTGTAGTAAAAGGCATTCATGATGTAGCTGTGCGGTTCTCCAAATGCTGCAATCCCATTCCGGGGGATGAAATTGTGGGCTATGTTACCAGAGGCAGAGGCGTAACCATTCACCGGACAGACTGTATCAATGTTATGAACATGTCAGCAGAGGATCGAAGCCGTCTGATTGATGCAGAATGGCAGGTACCGGAGCAGGAGAGCGGAGAGCGCTACATGGCAGATATCAATGTATTTGCTTATAACCGCACCGGATTGATTGTGGATATTTCCAAAATCTTTACAGAGAGAAAGATTGACATTTCTGCTTTAAATACAAGAACCAGCAAGCAGGGAATGGCAACAATCAATATCTGCTTTGAGGTGAGAAGCAAGGAAGAATTAAACAGTCTGATTGAAAAAATCCGGCAGATTGACAGCGTAAAAGATATTGAACGTACTGCCGGTTAA
- the hemZ gene encoding coproporphyrinogen dehydrogenase HemZ, whose translation MIGIAFNQKEFEYDAYTLVKAFYPQEEIEMYCTGEEERAYDRIISIEYGEQVKISVKLEGQKREGFSPYDRDEDRKIRKNKLKQVLYQLLVEETGHTLPWGNLTGIRPTKIAMGLIESGMSNAQAAQYMRDTYFTSREKTALAIAIANREKAILQDIDYEKGYSLYVGIPFCPSICLYCSFSSSPLERWRDRVDSYLDALLKELDFIADAMEDRVLDTIYIGGGTPTTLEPYQLTRLLGHIQEKFPVHQVKEYTIEAGRPDSITKEKLEAIRKFPITRISVNPQTMNQATLDIIGRKHTVEDTRHAFALARECGFDNINMDLIVGLPGESKEDVQYTLEEVKKLNPDSLTVHSLAVKRAARLKLFQEQYREMGLENNQEIMDMTMEYARDCEMSPYYLYRQKNMCGNLENTGYAKEDKAGIYNILIMEEKQTIMAAGAGASTKYVFQHGERIERTENVKDVSGYISRIEEMIERKRGRN comes from the coding sequence ATGATTGGAATTGCATTTAATCAAAAAGAATTTGAATACGATGCCTATACTCTTGTCAAAGCCTTTTATCCTCAGGAAGAAATAGAAATGTACTGTACCGGGGAGGAAGAAAGAGCATATGACAGGATTATTTCCATAGAATATGGAGAGCAGGTAAAAATCAGCGTAAAGCTGGAAGGGCAGAAGCGGGAAGGCTTTTCCCCCTATGACCGGGACGAAGATCGGAAAATACGAAAGAACAAATTAAAACAGGTGCTGTATCAGCTTCTTGTGGAAGAAACGGGACACACTCTTCCCTGGGGAAACCTTACGGGAATCCGTCCTACGAAAATTGCCATGGGACTGATAGAATCCGGTATGAGCAATGCCCAGGCAGCGCAATATATGAGAGATACTTATTTTACAAGCAGGGAAAAAACAGCACTTGCCATTGCCATTGCAAACCGGGAGAAAGCCATTTTACAGGATATTGATTATGAAAAGGGATACAGTCTGTATGTGGGCATTCCCTTTTGTCCCAGTATCTGTCTGTACTGCTCCTTCAGTTCTTCTCCTTTAGAGCGGTGGCGGGACAGGGTGGACAGCTATCTGGACGCGCTTTTAAAGGAACTGGATTTTATTGCAGATGCCATGGAAGACAGAGTGCTGGATACCATTTATATTGGAGGAGGGACGCCTACAACCCTGGAGCCTTATCAGCTGACCAGACTGTTGGGACATATACAGGAAAAATTTCCTGTACATCAGGTAAAAGAGTATACCATTGAGGCGGGCAGACCGGACAGCATTACAAAAGAAAAGCTGGAGGCAATCCGGAAATTCCCGATTACCAGAATTTCTGTAAATCCTCAGACCATGAATCAGGCGACCCTGGATATTATCGGAAGAAAACATACGGTGGAGGATACGCGACACGCCTTCGCTTTGGCGAGGGAATGTGGATTTGATAACATCAATATGGATTTAATCGTAGGTCTTCCCGGAGAGAGCAAGGAAGACGTGCAATATACATTGGAAGAAGTGAAAAAGCTGAATCCGGACAGTCTGACCGTGCATTCTCTGGCAGTGAAAAGAGCCGCAAGGCTGAAGCTGTTTCAGGAGCAGTATCGGGAAATGGGACTGGAAAATAATCAGGAAATCATGGATATGACCATGGAATATGCCAGAGATTGTGAAATGTCCCCTTATTACTTGTACCGCCAGAAAAATATGTGCGGAAATCTGGAAAACACCGGTTATGCAAAGGAAGACAAAGCCGGTATTTATAACATATTGATTATGGAAGAAAAGCAGACCATTATGGCTGCAGGTGCAGGCGCTTCTACAAAATATGTATTTCAGCATGGAGAGCGGATTGAGCGGACAGAAAACGTAAAAGATGTATCCGGTTATATCAGCCGTATCGAGGAAATGATAGAACGAAAAAGAGGCCGGAATTGA